GTGTCACAGTGAACAACAAGGCCACGTCTAGGACGTCTCATGACCTTACAACATAAATTTTAGCATGTTTAAGTTTTCTTTCTACTTTATAGGACATTTAAGTTGGCCCAGAGTACTCTGCATGTACACAAGTCatgaatgtaaacaaaccaaatggcaaTGCTTAAGGAGAAGGACAAAGTCAAGGTGGATCTATGAGACTGAGGCAAAGTTTGTCGAGTTCAGACAATAACATTCCTGCCTTTTTAATGTGTCATTGTCCCATAGCTTCTGCTAATCCAGGGCCAGGCCACGACCGCGGCAGGCTgtgcaagtcaacccagacatccctctccatAGCGGAACTTTATAAGTCTTTCTggggatcccaaggcattcCAAGACCAGAGGGGAATATAATCTCTCCAGCACATTCAAGGTCTTCCCTGAGATCTCCTCCTAGTTAGACTTGcatggaagacctccaaagggggGCACCCGGAGGTATCCTgtagatgcccaaaccacctcagtAGATCTACCAGTGGATGGAGAGCTTTGCCCTTCAGatcagctccttcttcacctCAGCGGACTGGCACTACGCCCGCAGTACTGCACCAATCCTTTCTGTCAACACTTTTACCCCCACTCATGAGTAATACCCCACTATGAACAGGCAAATCGGGGGGGGCGTGCAATTTCATCCTTCCAGTCCAGCATTCATTATTTTTAGACGGACAAACAAATGCAGTATAGTATAGTAGCTACAGCATGTTTGTCAAgattattctttctttttcactATCAGTTCCTGTCGGAgcttaacctggcacgccagtgGAAACCACTCATaaacagcgtttgggaaagggcagagcctttgaaaataaattcggagggtggttggatgaatgttttgtccgtcacatctttacgggccaatcagagcaacaaaacacgtgacgtagccgctaccaagctgcgcccctactgaaggagtaaactccatagagaactgcataacactaTGAACcgtggcgactgtagacatgtcagtacacgacttttgtcgttgcttgcttacgtcacgactgcgccgcactgcccctcattgctgattggtcctttctctttctaaccgggcccaaatggttcagatgggagctttgcaagatgtattcgccagtgagaaacacggaaatgggcgtatccatctgctttgcaaggttagtcggAGCTTAGCTTGTGCCTAGAGTTGCATCCTAACCCTTCCTAACTCTGACGTATGGGCCCTGGCatgatttaaccctttaagcaccaaagtcgcaaaattgtgacaagcaacattgctgaattaaatgGGCTGTAGCTGAAAATATGGTGCCTATTGTTGTTCCTACTTTACAcaaggagatggcggacatgagtaacttcaatcccagcagcatatGTGAGCgtttttctattcaaagttttggagaggtTTGGAGAGATgaggaagtggtagaagtggttgtagttggtgcgtaaaagagaaaaagagagcaaaTTTTAATAACAATACTCACAATTTCAGGAggaatagtggaatattcaccTCTGTGACGATGACgttcagtcgtccagtgagaccgaGACGTCAGAGCCACAGCAACTCTGTgcgccatgagagtccacaagcagcacataccaaaGCCGTTGCTTTTCCTCACCGTGGCTGGGGTGGGGACAcggtgggggttgcaggggtggtcaaaacatgaatattGACGGAGGTggcaggaataaaaaaaaaactggaggtaggggcagacgtggtagaagcagtgacggtggaggccgcctggtgacgtcagaatatgcaaattagttgagtgaatttactcccaccacaaactttgggtcatactgaagatttttctcattcagagtatgcctttatctctaaccactttcaagctactgccttttgaaatcttgatatcacaaGTGAATATATTCTCGAAGAAACTGTGGCGCCCAAAGGGTTAAACCCAACATGTTTTAAGGAGAACTACAATTCTTTTCTTGTGTTACTGGCAGGAATCTGGGctgtgaggatgaggagcagacacACGTACATCCAAGCGCACTGAACGAATGGAGCTGTTTGGAGATCATCAGTCTGTTACCAGAGACTACAGTCTGCAGTGTTGTTCGCCCACTTCAGATGATCGATTGGAGTTTGCTTCTTCTGGAGACTTGCTATCCTTCCTTCCTTTGTCACCTCGCCAGTCGGGATTATTGGTCGGGTACCACTGTATAGTCTCTCATCAGAAATCACGGGACAAATCTATGGTTCTGAACGGCCAATCTGTGATCGCCTAATCCTACACAGTGACCACCGTAGGAGACGAAAGGATAGTGTGGTCTGACCTCAGcataagagagagagaacgaCAGATTGAGATGCGTAGAGATGTAAGAGGAGGTTATGTTGGTGCGAGACCTGTAGGTAAACTCCTGGGATAAAAGAGGAAGTAgtaacattcgatatttcacaGGTCATTACCCGGctgaaattgctttttttttgtgtttttcttcgtAATGCTTGATTTGTAAGTCTGAGCTAGagtattttataaaaaaaaaaaacaaaaaaaaaaacggaagaaacaaaagaaaaacagcattaattCTCTAAACTATTCCCTCAATCGAGAAACGTCCTCAAAAACCTTTTTTCAAAAGATTATTATCTCTGAGACCTTTTCCAGGAGAGCTCCCTCTTCTCGGTTTAAAAACTTTTCATGTCTTGATCACATCAAGAAACAACAGGAGGGGCGCCACGAAGAATTTGCTGTCCATTACAAATCCCTGTACCATCCTCCTTTAAATACAAACAATCAGCATCTTCATAAAGATGCAACAGAAACcagacaaataataaaaattatcCCCGTCAGGCTCCAGGGAGTCCTTAGGTTATATGAATTCTCTGTAGGCAAAAAAGGAATTCTTTACAATAAAGAatagtctgtttttttgttcatttgttcacaAGAAAAACCTTGCTGATCGCAAGAAACAGGagcaaagagacagacagagagagtaggagaagaggatgaggagagagagataaaaGATAGAAAAGAGGGACATGTTTGAGGGTCATTCATGTCTATTACACAAGCTCAGTTGCTCAGATTCAAAGTGCTAGAGTACATTTGTCATCCTTTCCTGTCCCCTTGGAAACACAGTGCTGTGTTGATAaaagatagaaagtaaaaaagtctttaattttctttactAGTGAGTAGTCTTTGCTTTGACACAGTTGTTGATTCCATAACACAGTATTCGGTCTTGAACATTTCACGTTAATCCTCCTTCCTCTCCAGAGTTGTCTGTGTGGTGTGGATCCCGTTGCTGTACACTGGGAATGGTAGCGTTGAGAAAAGTCCCTCCGCTGTGGTGAAAACATTCGCCGCCGTCGCCATCTGGCCTCCTAGGGCTCCGTTCGCACCCGTCACCGCTGGAGATCCGACGAAGGGGCCGGCAGCCGCAGCTGCTGACATGTTTAACCTGTGGACGTGGTGGTAGAGCATCTCCATGGGCGTCTTTGGGTCCAGACCGAACCCGGAGCTGTCTACAAAATTCATGGCAGCGTTGGGGAGGAGGTTGCCTTGCGCCATGGCCAGTGTGACGTCCGCCGGTGCGTACCTGATGGTCCCGGTGGTGTAAACCCGTGGAGTTGTTGTGCTGGTGGAGGCGAGAGTCCCTGTGACGCGGTGGACCAGTGGGAGCACCACGTTACCAGCCTGCAGACGCTGGAGCGCCTCAAGGTCGCCAGAGTACAACAGCGAAGAAGAAGAAGtcgatgaggaggaggaggatgaagacgaagaagaggaagaggaggtggtgGGGGTTCCTTGCTGCTTGTCCCGTggagaggcagacagaggaggagacaagGGGTCGGCAGAGGAGGCGCTGGATGGAGGAGCTAAGCTTGCAGCGCTGGAAGCAGAAGACGGGGCTGAGCTTCCGTTGTAAGGAGGCTTCCTGACTCCTCCTGCACCTCCCTCTGTCCCAGGAGGAGTGAGGACTGAGTCAGGAATGGCTACTTGCAGTGAGCCTCCTTGTGGAGAGGGGAAGGACTCGTGGCTGCCCGGAGCGGCTGGTTTGGAGGTCATACTGTACGGAGACTCGTTTCTAGAAATCTCTCTGTTCGGGGGGTAGTTCCAGATGCTGCTGTCGTTGTCAAAGTTGATCGGCTCGGCCATCTCGGTCTTGATTTTCAGGACTGACGATGCACTTGGGCTGTTTGGGGAGCTGGCGGAGGTGAGGAGGTGGGAGTTGGTGGACGTGGCCTGGGAGGGGTCTACGAGCGATGTTTCCCCCATCGCAACAGGGCTTGGCGTTGTTGAGGAGAGGCGAAGTCTTCTGCTTCTAGATCCgtcccatttttgcactttcctcctcttcctcctcttctggagcttaCTGCCACCATCACAGTTTTGCATGCCGCCATCCTCtgcctcatcctcctcctcttcttcttcttcctcctcctctgatgaAGAAGTTTGGGTGTTGTGCAGCTGTACTTCTTCCCCCTCTCCATAGTGCTCTACTTTGATATGAAGCCCTCCCAGATTCCCAAGTCCACCAATGGCGGCCAGTCCCCCTAAACCTCCCAGTCCTGCTAATCTCCCCAGCCTGCCTCCTCCaggtcctcctcctcctcctccaccaacaCTCGCCTCCTCTACTTCCTCCGCTTCTCCATCTGAAGGTTCCAGGCTGTCGTCGCTGTCCTGACTCTCGGGGTTACTCGAGCTGTCTCCTTCTTCCTGACGCTTCATTTCCTGTTCCGAGGAGCAATGTGGTTGGCCGGGCTGCTGGCGTTTGCTGTCTGCCTCAGGGTCCTCACTGCGTTCTGATTGGTGGCCTGTTTTCCCCTCTGACTTGGTGTTCTCGTTGTCTGTAGAAGAGAAAAATTTACAATGATTAAAATACTCTAAGGGCTAAAAAATCTGCTGATGTCTTTGGCCCAGGATAAAATCCAGACTTTAAGTAGTCAGTCCATATTCAATGTACTGACTTTAAGTCAGTAGGGAAGGGTCCTAAAAAAAACGACAAACTTTGAACCACAGCGGTAGCTCAAAATCTGCAACGACAGTAGGAAACCTCCCTGGGAGGGCCCCATCTGATAGCTGCTACTTTTGTTGTTCTAGTGTACTTCATAATTCTGTTGGAGGGGCCCCTGGTGATTTATTTGCCAAGGACCCCGACCAACTCAAGAATCGGCACTGAGAACGGCTCAAAATTTGTGGTCTTTTTATTCCCTCTTGGCTCTAGTGAAGCAACAATGGAGACTGCTTCCAATATCAAGTAAAGATTGACTTGCcttaaaactttgttttagGACCAAAAACTTGacaataatagaaaaaaaaatacaattgagtttttaaaaaaaggcctTTCCAATGCCAGGTAGGGTGGACTATAaaactctgattggctgacttTTAGGTCCACAGAATTTGACTCCAGTGCCACCAAAAGATTGGCAACAGCAAATAAAGCAACATATGTTGACAACTACTGGATTGAATGTCCAATAGTTCTATTTTGCATGGGCATGGCTGGCAACTGATTTGGGCCCCCAGACCAGGCAGGGTCCCCCAAAAAGCTGACAAACTTTTATCCACAGCAGTAactaaaaatgtgcaaattctGCAGTGACGTAGGAAGCCTCCCTAAGAGAGCCCCGTCTGACATTCTCATTCTACTTGTGCTGCTCCgcaattgtttttctttttttgtgatatACATTCACCTTTGGACCACAAGAGTAGTgtgtacacatttttaaagtcttgTTAAAACCTCAACCTAGGGTCCATACACTTCTAGGGGGGTGTCAAAGATCTCGGGGACACTGTCTTCCCTGACGGTGTCAAAATAAGAtgtgcatatatttttttaaaatgtacattagAAACACGATGTACAACTGTGTATTATAATACACATTATAATGTTGTATAtgtacaagaaaacaaactcagaatttcagtaTTCAAAAAAAGCAGACAACTTcgtgaaaaaaatcattctgattATAAATTCTTCGATTTTGACACCGGAAAGtcaaaaattaagtttttaaaaccATACATTTACTGTAGCATAAAGCAACACCAGAGTGCATACACATCCTTGGATTTCAGAGCACATGCATATTCCAGGACGGCTTCCAGCATTAACATGGAAGTGCATTTTTAAGTGCATTCCTCCCTCATTACCtatgccaaggaggttatgtgatctgcACGGTTTGTAAggtagttagttagtttgttagcaacataactcaaaaagttgtggatggattttaatgaaattttcaggaaatgtcagaaatggcataaggaagaagtgattagattttgagactgatctggatcactgtctggatctaggaattttttaaagcagtggttttcaaagtgtgagacgggcctcccctggggggcgccaagTTACtcatggcagacatgagtaacttcaatctcAGCAGTATTTTTGGGTGTATttctatccaaagttttggagtttatagagtttgaaagacacacacccGGTCGAGAAGACGAGtcggagagaaagacagtgaatcgtagcgagaatactcacaatgctgggaggaattgaggaatattcaccctctgacatgactttcagtcatctggtgagaccatgggtgagactgtcagtgcatctgttggcactggcaggcagtgcttccaccatgacaatccacctgtagcgaagccagtgctttgccttaccgtgtttccaccccaccggggagggagtaatccggatcaccgtctggatccaggaatgtttttaaaggattcttaaCTATTGGAAGATATGGCTAATGgcagagtgcttttctaggaATAACTCAAATCAAAATGGTTTCCTGTTTAGTAAGTATGCCAAGAGATGCTTTTTATATTGAAAATagtcctcaatttaaaaaacaagaagtaaacagtgaAGAGCTGGTTGCCACTAGAGCTTCCTGGTGGCGGGATTTTagatactgtgcatttaaagttGATTATgcaatggaaataaagtggagCAGAGGATGCTGAAACCACTGCACCATGACTGCAAATATTGTATGCTCTTTTAGGTTGAAACCATGGGATATTTGCACGTGTTCTCAGGGATGTCACCCACTGGTTTCTGAAGATTTCTGACGCCTAAAGGTCCCCGTCAGCATACTGGAAGTGCTAACTACCTCATTTTGATCTATTTAGAAATAGACAAAGAGGTCGGGCCAAGATGGGCTTTTAACTTCCTGGACATGCTCACCTGTCAGACAAATTAGCCACGCCTCTAACAATGCACCTGTATGTTAAACTCTTACAGCTAAAGACATGAGGGAGCCCTATTAGAGTGTCGGAACAAGTGATGCAGCATGATGCAATGTCCAGTTTTTTCCTGATGCTTGTCCAGTTTTCCTTCACTTTCCTCCCTTGACAGAgctttttagtttagtttattggAGACTGTGGTGCATTGTTAATAACCATATTCATGTTTGAGATGTCAAACTTTTGTCCCTACTATTGTAACTTGTACTTTATTCATCAGTATTTCCATGCGTTGTTGTGGATGCAGCTGTGTGTTCGGTTtgtggagctgctgctgttcaGGCATGTTGGCTCTGTCCAGCCCATTACccaaaataacacacacactTCCAAACCCTGCCAGATCACACTGAGGGCAGCGGCTGCCCAGCTGGCACCGCTCGGACTCCCCAATGGCACCTGAAATGTCGGCTGGATTATTCTGTCTGGGGAAAAACCTTGTGTCTTTATTGAGAGTGCTGTCCAAGTAAAACAGATTTATTCTCAGGATGGAATCAAAGACACACTGTCAGTTTTTAAGTGTTGCCCAGGGAGGGTTTAAGCTTTGTTTATAGACTACACTCATAAACCGCCACCCATCAGGATATGTCAGGTATGAGACCGTAAAGTCCTGGACTTATTTCCGTGGttggagctttttttttcagcagattaATAAGAATGGAGGCATtgactttaaactgaaatatggactcagaaatgagaaaaactgcatttttaaactcaagaaAGGTTGAGGAGAGGACAGTATCCAGTAGGAGTTGATTATTTGACTTCATCTGAGCTGAGAGTTGAAATAGCTTGGCTTTTGTAAACAAGATTTCTGCATCTTTCCTTGTCCAAGACAACCCAAACTTGTTTTTGTGACTGACTGGCCTTTTAGGGTCTGAGGGAGGATCCCCGCAGAGGTAGAGATTTTAAATTCATAggacaaagatttttttaacagacaCAGTCCTTACATTTCTCTAAAGCCCTTTTAACACCGCCGCGCAGCAGCTCACtgcctccagtcattttaatgagggacCGGCGGTAGACGGGAAGCGGTTAATCACGGCAGTAGGACCCAGAAGCATCTGCCGCCCACGTGAATGCTCACAGAATGCCCTGCCGTTCAGAGTTCAGCGTGTTAAACTTTCTGGTGGCAGCcgcctggcagcagccaatcacatcgaaggagggagagaacccgGAAATAGCAGGCTTCGCGGGTCAaagcaaacaatggaggagctcataatgttggtgtcagaatatcctgagctctacaacacGGCTGTACCGTCGTACAAagacaaccagaagaaaaacTGTGGAACCAACCACTGAAACGTATTTTCTAGGGGGAATTACTTTGATGATGGAACcgtattttttcctctgttttacagtacattatacatgttaatatacagagattgtgaggtacTCTACGTGTTTTTTGGGATGGGGGGTTGTGATAGACTTGTGGGCGGGCTCTGCTGTGACGTTCACCGAAGCACCTCTACGTCACCATTGATGGTGAcgtaaatcaacactttgttggagaagttAATTCAAGAGAGTGAGGAGCAGGAACAAtacactggtgtcggccatctttgctttgttttgggcttcccatCCACGCATGCGTTATAAGTCTACTCGCAtatggatatttactgcagccgcGGTGcgcatgtccgttttcagaaAGGGAcggtttccctgtttacacggagacggAGACGGGGGTGTTTtaaaaaacttccactctggagcccgtgTCCAGAAAGTTTCATTTTCAGGCACAAAACCCCGTTGccgtgtaaacggacagccacAACACTACAAAACTTTTGCATTTTCACTTGAAATGTCGTGTAAACTGGGCCTAAGGCTGAGCCTGGACAcgttcctgaggaatctcatttaaccataaaaaatctcatccttacggtcattacccagaattCCTGACCATAGGTGAGGAACCCCCCAGTACTTCATAAGGTTTATAAGGTTATCTTCCTCTTCGACAACAAGCCCTGTCTCTGTTCTGTAATTTTCAGGCTTGTTAAATAAACAGTCTATCTGCCAACAGATCACTTTACACCACTGTAGATTTCAGTCATTATGGCCCAGCTGACTAATTCCACAAACTTTAGGTGGcaataaaaccataaataaCGTATTTATTTCTCTCGGAAAACTAAAGACAGagtaaaaagtctgttttgtttCTGGCTCTTGTCCTCCAGCCCCCTCTGTCTCTGTGCAGATTGCATCCCAACATAACAAAGGTCAAAGATGGGGTATCTCATTTTAGAATATGTTGATCCTGAGCACCTCCGGCCTGTTGGAGCGCGGCTGAAGCTGGCCGCCTCCTGCAGCAGCTGGCGTCAGTTTACAGCCGACGCGGTGCCAGAATCCTTCTCCTCCAGCAAGAGTAACAGCTGGCTCTGATTCTCATCATGCCAGCGCGGGCTGCAGGACTCGATAATATTATGCTCAAGGTGGACGCCCTGTATTGGTTTTAATTCAACTACACTGGCGCTGCGTGAGCTTTGTCTTCCTCTGTATTGGCtgcttgaaatgttggtgaGCATGTTGAATTAATCCTTGATTTGTATTTGTGGatgtgatttctgtttttaagatcTAATTTCTTCTTCTGTATGAACGCTCACAACAGGATATGGTCTGTAGTTTTTATTATTCTGGGGAAATGATTTTTATCCTGCCTGgtattttgatttattctgAGTTATATTTCTCAAAAATCAACAGTGTTACTCATATGACAGCTTGTTATTTCACCGTAAGATTAAAACCACAATAATGAGGACATATAAAGGCATTAAGAGGAAATACAGACACTTTTTTGTGGATATCCtgagtgttttaaaagtctAGCTGCTAACGCTGCATCTGAAAAAAGGaataatgtcaaaaatgaaCATGCTAATGCTGCATGTTTAATGTCTGAATGTCAGTCTGCATTTTCAAACTGAGCTCTTTATATTTTCACGTTATTGAACTGTTGCTATCATTTGTTGAATTGCACCATCAGAACCCCGAGATAATTCTGTCAAATATTACACTGGCGTGTACTGAGGCGTTAGCGGGTTTCCTGTGTCAGTTGGTCATCTCACGCCAAAAGCGTACATTCTGCAGCTTTGGTTCCTGGTCTGACATAAGCAGGTCCctctgttttgatgtttttttatgtatgtGGAGTCAGATTTGTGGTTTTAGGGGCAAGCCTCCTCGCTCGGAGGATTCACTGCTATTGGAATGAATGGGAAATGAGTGCCAGGGCTGCAACAGGTGAATCATCTTTAAAAGGTTGCTGTGAAGAAGTGTTGAATGATATCAGGGTACAAAATCTTTAACGTGGTGGTCCGCAAAACTTGAAATTCTTACCACCAAGCTTCCAATCCCAGAGACAATTGGTCTGCCGGGTGATTTTAAAGGACTTTTgtgagttttaggtaaaaattagggctgggcaattaatcaaaaatttgattaaattgcaatatgacctgttgcaattttcaaattgcagacagtgcaatatttcttttacctgaaatttgtgtcaaaataccagttttaaacttttttttttttttgcagcagagatgctatgcACGACAtgtgcaatcattcaggtgcccTTTTTAAGAATAGTCTAAGTAAAAATTCTAccctcttcatttttgtactttttttcttattaaatataagaataacAAAATCCCTTCAATGCAGTAaatcatatccaatttgcaatacaagtcaaatcATCAGAAATAGACACTTTAGAGAAATGTTCAGCCCtcgtttaggaataaaagaaagttgaGGAATAATCGCATgtcaaatcacaattgcaatataagggagaaaaatcatgattagattatttttccaaaaccgttcagccctagtcaaaatatataaaaatgctttaaaagaaaaatcatgaaGTAAGAAATTTTCTTTTTGTGGAATATCTCCATCCAGACGTTCCTCTTCTAGTAGTATTCACTGTTCTTTTAGCTGCTCCTTACCTACGAGTATACAGCAGTATATCACTAAAAAATAGCAAATGGAATGGGATCAATGCTTGATTAGAGAATATATGAATATAAAGTGGTTTTCTGATG
This genomic window from Cheilinus undulatus linkage group 18, ASM1832078v1, whole genome shotgun sequence contains:
- the LOC121526387 gene encoding neuronal PAS domain-containing protein 3, with product MIRIFPDFSVQVTASAGGGPAAGGGGGGGGMVAGPQVGRVPVPVPGATNGSPQSVQGIGAYQQSDPYWERPANAGSCSAARPKTLHLAGQQHTSSPWLQALRKEKSRDAARSRRGKENFEFYELAKMLPLPGAITSQLDKASIIRLTISYLKMRDFANQGDPPWNLRIEGPPPNTSVKAIGAQRRRNPSVVASEIFEPHLGSHILQSLDGFVFALNKEGRFLYISETVSIYLGLSQVELTGSSVFDYIHPGDHVEMAEQLGMKLPPGRGMSLSQGAVNEDGASSASSSSHSETPEPVESSSPSLLAPDNSLERSFFIRMKSTLTKRGVHIKSSGYKVIHITGRLRIRMALTHSRSVPNQIMGMVVVAHALPPPTINEVRIDCQMFVTRVNMDLKIVYCENRISDYMDLTPVDIVGKRCYQFIHAEDVEGIRQSHLDLMNKGQCVTKYYRWIQKNGGYIWIQSSATIAINAKNASEKNIIWVNYVLSNPEYKDTPMDIAQLPNLPEKTSESSETSDSESESKENSDNENTKSEGKTGHQSERSEDPEADSKRQQPGQPHCSSEQEMKRQEEGDSSSNPESQDSDDSLEPSDGEAEEVEEASVGGGGGGGPGGGRLGRLAGLGGLGGLAAIGGLGNLGGLHIKVEHYGEGEEVQLHNTQTSSSEEEEEEEEEEDEAEDGGMQNCDGGSKLQKRRKRRKVQKWDGSRSRRLRLSSTTPSPVAMGETSLVDPSQATSTNSHLLTSASSPNSPSASSVLKIKTEMAEPINFDNDSSIWNYPPNREISRNESPYSMTSKPAAPGSHESFPSPQGGSLQVAIPDSVLTPPGTEGGAGGVRKPPYNGSSAPSSASSAASLAPPSSASSADPLSPPLSASPRDKQQGTPTTSSSSSSSSSSSSSSTSSSSLLYSGDLEALQRLQAGNVVLPLVHRVTGTLASTSTTTPRVYTTGTIRYAPADVTLAMAQGNLLPNAAMNFVDSSGFGLDPKTPMEMLYHHVHRLNMSAAAAAGPFVGSPAVTGANGALGGQMATAANVFTTAEGLFSTLPFPVYSNGIHTTQTTLERKED